Proteins from a single region of Streptomyces sp. Tu 3180:
- a CDS encoding Brp/Blh family beta-carotene 15,15'-dioxygenase, whose protein sequence is MATGTASADPSAPRVPPVEEAARRLLDRVGRVSVTAVLLVLAVRFLRPAWWDGHALAVFVVGLAAGIPHGAVDHLVPAWCRARGAGRHHGPLLLLGYVCAAAAAFALALWLPAPALCAFLALSVVHFGRGETCVNALRAGAVPPPAGALCTVAYGAVVTVLPLVRHPDAVRAFLHALAPGTTWLLSSPARLAATVLIATATTAACVLLLRRRHRRDAAELLLLATLFWLVTPWVAFAVYFAAWHSPRHIARLVLADPANRPALLAGRFGRPLRRFCRQGALPTAVVLVAVAATAHLAGPHRQALATAGVAVLAALTLPHLLVVALLDRHDAYGPSSAVRAATRTRPARTPAPPA, encoded by the coding sequence ATGGCAACGGGCACCGCTTCCGCTGACCCGTCCGCGCCCCGGGTGCCGCCGGTCGAGGAGGCAGCCCGCCGCCTCCTCGACCGGGTCGGCCGCGTCTCCGTCACCGCGGTTCTGCTCGTCCTGGCGGTGCGGTTCCTGCGCCCCGCGTGGTGGGACGGCCACGCGCTCGCCGTCTTCGTCGTCGGCCTCGCGGCAGGCATCCCGCACGGAGCCGTCGACCACCTGGTTCCCGCCTGGTGCCGAGCCCGCGGAGCGGGCCGGCACCACGGTCCCCTCCTGCTGCTCGGCTACGTCTGCGCCGCCGCGGCCGCCTTCGCCCTCGCCCTGTGGCTGCCGGCTCCCGCTCTGTGCGCGTTCCTGGCCCTGTCGGTGGTGCACTTCGGCCGTGGCGAGACGTGCGTCAACGCGCTGCGCGCCGGGGCGGTCCCCCCGCCGGCCGGGGCGCTGTGCACCGTCGCGTACGGCGCGGTCGTCACCGTGCTGCCACTGGTCCGGCACCCTGACGCGGTCAGGGCCTTCCTGCACGCCCTCGCTCCGGGAACCACCTGGTTGCTCTCCTCCCCCGCCCGCCTGGCCGCAACCGTCCTGATCGCCACCGCGACCACGGCCGCGTGCGTCCTGCTGCTGCGCCGCCGGCACCGCCGCGACGCCGCCGAACTGCTCCTGCTGGCCACGCTCTTCTGGCTGGTGACGCCCTGGGTGGCATTCGCCGTCTACTTCGCCGCCTGGCACTCCCCGCGGCACATCGCCCGTCTCGTCCTGGCCGATCCCGCCAACCGGCCCGCGCTGCTCGCCGGCCGCTTCGGCCGGCCCCTGCGCCGCTTCTGCCGCCAGGGAGCTCTGCCCACCGCCGTGGTCCTGGTCGCCGTCGCCGCCACGGCACACCTGGCCGGGCCGCACCGCCAGGCCCTGGCCACCGCGGGCGTGGCCGTCCTCGCCGCGCTCACCCTGCCCCACCTTCTCGTCGTCGCGCTGCTCGACCGCCACGACGCGTACGGGCCGTCGTCCGCGGTCCGTGCGGCCACCCGGACCCGGCCCGCGCGTACGCCGGCGCCCCCTGCCTGA
- a CDS encoding bacteriorhodopsin translates to MTPIDAMAAPPGRGEFTGTLIYTVGEYNMIRYSLAVAAFAMLAGFVYAISTRNDVSPRYRGAGIASALVHAVAFLAYLALSVDWRTSYTLRDGLYVPVETSAFDGGLRYADWSVTVPLLAVELLTVCAVAGKRLFTLRALAIASAFLMIVTGFLGAQVLDAGTRVLWLAVWAAVSTVFFLVLYAVLGKAVLDSVRELPSGTSTTLKRATIMLFSVFGAYPLIYLIQQSVGADSDLVAWAMVTQLGLCAADIVAKVGFGAMIHKVAKMRTAEDVRSGTETHPEEVWISSVKQADAWPPVAAALTGHSAHPEPVRVADGNGHRFR, encoded by the coding sequence GTGACACCCATAGACGCCATGGCCGCTCCTCCCGGAAGAGGCGAGTTCACCGGCACGCTGATCTACACGGTCGGCGAGTACAACATGATCCGGTACTCGCTCGCGGTAGCCGCTTTCGCCATGCTCGCGGGCTTCGTCTACGCGATCTCCACCCGCAACGACGTCTCCCCCCGTTACCGGGGCGCCGGTATCGCCAGCGCCCTGGTGCACGCGGTCGCGTTCCTGGCCTACCTCGCCCTGTCGGTCGACTGGCGGACCTCCTACACACTGCGTGACGGGCTCTACGTGCCCGTCGAGACGTCCGCCTTCGACGGCGGGCTGCGGTACGCCGACTGGAGCGTCACCGTGCCCCTGCTCGCGGTGGAACTGCTGACCGTGTGCGCGGTCGCGGGCAAGCGGCTGTTCACGCTGCGCGCCCTCGCCATCGCGTCGGCCTTCTTGATGATCGTCACGGGCTTCCTCGGCGCGCAGGTCCTCGACGCCGGAACGCGCGTGCTGTGGCTGGCCGTGTGGGCCGCCGTCAGCACGGTGTTCTTCCTCGTCCTGTACGCCGTCCTGGGCAAGGCCGTTCTGGACAGCGTCAGGGAACTGCCCTCCGGCACGTCCACCACGCTGAAGCGGGCGACGATCATGCTGTTCTCCGTCTTCGGCGCCTACCCGCTCATCTACCTGATCCAGCAGTCCGTGGGGGCCGACTCCGACCTGGTCGCCTGGGCGATGGTGACGCAACTCGGTCTGTGCGCCGCCGACATCGTCGCCAAGGTCGGCTTCGGCGCGATGATCCACAAGGTGGCCAAGATGCGCACGGCCGAGGACGTGCGGTCCGGGACCGAGACCCACCCCGAGGAGGTCTGGATCTCCTCGGTCAAACAGGCGGACGCCTGGCCGCCCGTGGCCGCCGCCCTGACCGGGCACAGCGCCCACCCGGAACCCGTACGGGTCGCCGATGGCAACGGGCACCGCTTCCGCTGA
- a CDS encoding YhjD/YihY/BrkB family envelope integrity protein — protein sequence MPTGATHTRRGALRLLVREVRGGLHGRQVALVAAGISFFGMLSAVSLALVLLRLCAFATGADGTRQAVARIADALPYGHGVQTGLDTLAGAAVRLSWPALAIALVPATVYGEGLRRGFLQLSPVAAEDDTFTGWRGRLGLVPALVAAPLLTGVALYAGPALARLADAGGWRPALSAFLAFHLLWLLLSAEVLLVFRFVGVGVAGSRATVVAAFVTGAFLCGFLCGFVVFLAVPVDWSLPFGGLAVPGVTVALGLWLYLLHAVLLVGYQLMLCLDGRAGPLLAVLRPFRRSRPPGEDPPGGPAPRSRSGAPAVARARFHLRGRTSAGPGTRGRAGGLDRWAELHGGHDPSGSVLTSTWVALVQRCARTRPLRAVPPDLLSLAGPLAVAAAVAPAAAGGPWPLVSCALVVLSGLCDGLDGAVAAVTDRARPLGAVVDALADRVADLLLAVVLYVLGAPAAWCLAAVSLAQLHEYVRARANAAGMRGVGALSVAERPLRVVLCALACLGSGLLPEGTPGTGWDWATVCVLCWTAAGAVGFLHLGAGVVRALR from the coding sequence GTGCCCACTGGTGCCACGCACACGAGGCGGGGCGCGCTGCGCCTGCTCGTCCGCGAGGTGCGCGGTGGTCTGCACGGCAGGCAGGTGGCCCTGGTGGCGGCGGGAATCTCCTTCTTCGGGATGCTCTCCGCCGTCTCCCTGGCGCTGGTCCTGCTCCGGCTGTGCGCGTTCGCGACCGGTGCGGACGGCACCCGGCAGGCCGTGGCGCGGATCGCGGACGCGCTTCCGTACGGGCACGGGGTGCAGACCGGGCTGGACACCCTGGCCGGGGCGGCGGTCCGGCTGTCCTGGCCGGCGCTCGCCATCGCGCTGGTGCCCGCCACCGTGTACGGGGAAGGGCTGCGCCGGGGCTTCCTGCAGTTGTCCCCGGTGGCGGCGGAGGACGACACGTTCACCGGCTGGCGGGGCAGGCTGGGGCTGGTGCCCGCGCTGGTGGCGGCCCCGCTCCTCACCGGCGTCGCCCTGTACGCCGGGCCGGCGCTGGCCCGGCTGGCCGACGCCGGCGGCTGGCGTCCTGCCCTGTCCGCCTTCCTGGCCTTCCACCTGCTGTGGCTCCTGCTCTCCGCGGAGGTGCTCCTGGTGTTCCGGTTCGTCGGCGTCGGCGTCGCCGGTTCCCGGGCGACGGTCGTGGCCGCGTTCGTGACGGGGGCGTTCCTGTGCGGTTTCCTCTGCGGCTTCGTGGTGTTCCTGGCCGTTCCGGTCGACTGGAGCCTGCCGTTCGGCGGACTCGCCGTCCCCGGGGTCACCGTGGCGCTGGGGCTGTGGCTGTACCTGCTGCACGCGGTCCTGCTCGTCGGCTACCAGCTGATGCTCTGTCTGGACGGCCGCGCGGGCCCCCTCCTCGCCGTGCTCCGTCCTTTCCGGAGGAGCCGCCCACCGGGCGAGGACCCGCCCGGTGGGCCCGCCCCCCGGTCGCGGTCCGGGGCGCCCGCGGTCGCGAGGGCCCGCTTCCACCTCCGCGGGAGGACGTCCGCCGGGCCCGGGACGCGCGGCCGCGCCGGCGGTCTGGACCGGTGGGCCGAGCTCCACGGAGGGCATGACCCTTCCGGCAGCGTCCTGACCTCGACGTGGGTGGCGCTGGTCCAGCGCTGCGCCCGCACGCGTCCGCTCCGTGCCGTGCCGCCCGATCTCCTCTCACTGGCGGGGCCCCTCGCGGTCGCCGCCGCCGTGGCGCCGGCCGCGGCGGGCGGCCCGTGGCCGCTGGTCTCCTGCGCCCTCGTCGTCCTGTCCGGCCTGTGCGACGGGCTGGACGGCGCGGTCGCCGCGGTCACCGACCGGGCCCGCCCGCTGGGCGCCGTGGTGGACGCCCTGGCCGACCGGGTGGCGGACCTGCTGCTCGCCGTGGTCCTGTACGTCCTGGGAGCGCCGGCCGCCTGGTGCCTGGCGGCCGTCTCGCTGGCTCAGCTGCACGAGTACGTGCGGGCCCGGGCCAACGCGGCGGGCATGCGCGGGGTCGGGGCGCTGAGTGTCGCCGAACGGCCGCTGCGGGTGGTGCTGTGCGCGCTCGCGTGCCTGGGGAGCGGTCTGCTGCCCGAAGGCACGCCGGGCACGGGGTGGGACTGGGCGACGGTGTGCGTGCTGTGCTGGACGGCGGCCGGAGCCGTCGGCTTCCTGCACCTGGGGGCCGGAGTGGTGCGCGCGCTGCGATAG
- the crtI gene encoding phytoene desaturase family protein, with amino-acid sequence MARVAVIGAGMGGLAAAARLARQGHRVTVYERAAVCGGKLGTVRRDGFVFDTGPSLLTLPGVYRRLFADTGAPLERCVPLRPVEPACSYRFADGTRLAMPGDPRLVPEALDGALGEGAGAQWARLHAASGELWRLVGERVLRRPLGGPAELLRRSVRPRDLAAVAPWRTLRGTGRRYLRDPRLRMWLERYATYSGSDPRRAPGVLAVVPYVEQHYGTWYVPGGLRLLAEAVERRCVELGVRFRYGCEIAAVETSGRGVTGVRLADGGTAAADVVVSGVDAAVLYGRLAADRRGRRPLAALARAQPSLAGFVLLLALRGRDPRTPHHRVLFPADYDAEFDAVFGARARPAADPTVYISAPDDAALRPDDAHEAWFVLVNAPRHAPRKAPGAVDWTVPGLKESYVERVLDIMADRGTDVRRRLLWYEARTPFDLEHATGSPGGAIYGTSSNGARAAFLRPANRSPVPGLFLVGGSAHPGGGLPLVALSAEIAAAQIGDA; translated from the coding sequence CCGTGATCGGTGCCGGTATGGGCGGGCTGGCGGCCGCCGCCCGGCTCGCCCGCCAGGGGCACCGCGTCACCGTGTACGAGCGGGCGGCCGTGTGCGGGGGCAAGCTCGGCACCGTGCGCCGGGACGGTTTCGTCTTCGACACCGGGCCGTCGCTGCTGACCCTGCCCGGGGTCTACCGCCGGCTGTTCGCGGACACCGGCGCGCCCCTGGAGCGGTGCGTACCGCTGAGGCCGGTGGAGCCGGCCTGCAGTTACCGGTTCGCCGACGGGACCCGCCTGGCGATGCCGGGTGACCCGCGCCTGGTGCCCGAGGCGCTGGACGGTGCCCTGGGCGAAGGGGCCGGGGCGCAGTGGGCCCGGCTGCACGCGGCCTCCGGCGAGTTGTGGCGGCTGGTGGGCGAGCGTGTGCTGCGGCGGCCGCTCGGCGGTCCGGCGGAGCTGCTGCGCCGCTCGGTCCGTCCCCGCGACCTGGCCGCTGTCGCCCCCTGGCGCACCCTGCGGGGCACCGGCCGACGGTACCTGCGTGATCCTCGGCTGCGCATGTGGCTGGAGCGCTACGCCACGTACAGCGGCTCCGATCCCCGGCGCGCGCCCGGCGTCCTGGCGGTGGTCCCGTACGTGGAGCAGCACTACGGCACCTGGTACGTGCCCGGCGGTCTGCGCCTGCTGGCCGAGGCCGTGGAGCGGCGCTGCGTCGAGCTGGGGGTGCGGTTCCGCTACGGCTGCGAGATCGCCGCGGTGGAGACCTCGGGCCGGGGCGTCACCGGGGTCCGCCTGGCGGACGGCGGCACGGCGGCGGCGGACGTCGTCGTCTCCGGCGTCGACGCCGCGGTCCTCTACGGACGCCTGGCGGCGGACCGGCGCGGGCGCCGGCCCCTGGCCGCCCTCGCACGTGCCCAGCCCTCGCTGGCCGGGTTCGTTCTGCTGCTCGCGCTGCGCGGGCGGGATCCCCGGACACCGCACCACCGGGTCCTGTTCCCGGCGGACTACGACGCGGAGTTCGACGCCGTCTTCGGCGCCCGGGCTCGTCCCGCCGCCGACCCGACGGTGTACATCAGCGCGCCGGATGACGCCGCGCTGCGTCCCGATGACGCGCACGAGGCGTGGTTCGTGCTGGTCAACGCCCCCCGGCACGCGCCGCGGAAGGCGCCCGGCGCCGTCGACTGGACCGTCCCGGGGCTCAAGGAGTCCTACGTCGAGCGGGTCCTGGACATCATGGCCGACCGCGGCACGGACGTGCGCCGGCGCCTGCTGTGGTACGAGGCCCGCACCCCCTTCGACCTGGAGCACGCGACCGGAAGCCCGGGCGGCGCCATCTACGGCACCTCCTCCAACGGCGCCCGCGCCGCCTTCCTCCGCCCGGCCAACCGCTCTCCCGTCCCCGGGCTCTTCCTCGTCGGCGGGTCCGCCCACCCCGGCGGCGGCCTTCCGCTGGTGGCGCTGTCGGCGGAGATCGCCGCGGCGCAGATCGGCGACGCCTGA